The Desulfonatronum thiosulfatophilum genome window below encodes:
- a CDS encoding transposase gives PKKSDSPYQRRIARERFRRRAGIEPIIGHLKQDHRLSRNYLKGVLGDAINLFMAAAAFNFRKWIRKFEHFFALFTLWLFFGTTTRQPSMMIL, from the coding sequence TCCGAAGAAAAGCGATAGCCCCTATCAACGACGGATCGCCCGTGAGCGTTTTCGCCGTAGAGCAGGAATAGAGCCGATAATTGGTCACCTGAAACAGGATCATCGCTTGTCCCGAAACTACCTGAAAGGGGTTCTCGGCGACGCGATCAACCTGTTCATGGCTGCCGCGGCATTCAATTTCAGGAAGTGGATTCGGAAGTTCGAACACTTTTTTGCCCTTTTTACGCTTTGGCTGTTTTTCGGCACCACAACCCGTCAGCCTTCTATGATGATCCTGTAA